In Curtobacterium sp. TC1, the following proteins share a genomic window:
- a CDS encoding SDR family oxidoreductase, with amino-acid sequence MHVFVTGASGWIGSHTVDDLLAAGHTVTGLARSDASAAALEAKGVTVLRGDLDDLDVIRQGASEAEGVLHLANKHDWANPAATNASERAAVETIGAALVGTDRPFVLASGVAGLAQGRPSNETDANPFVGPDSMRGGSENRGFDFVDQGVRTIAARFAPTTHGTGDHGFIAAIVGAARQRGVSGYIGEGTNSWAAVHVTDAARLVRLGLEQAPAGTRLHAVAETAIPTRAIAEAIGEVLALPVTSIDPADADAHFGFIGRFFGMEMSATSDATRELLGWEPTGPGLLEDIAAGAYSGVRVA; translated from the coding sequence ATGCACGTGTTCGTCACCGGGGCCTCCGGCTGGATCGGCTCCCACACCGTCGACGACCTGCTCGCCGCCGGACACACCGTCACCGGCCTCGCCCGGTCCGACGCCTCGGCCGCAGCGCTCGAGGCGAAGGGCGTCACCGTCCTGCGCGGTGACCTCGACGACCTCGACGTCATCCGCCAGGGCGCTTCCGAGGCCGAGGGTGTGCTGCACCTCGCCAACAAGCACGACTGGGCGAACCCTGCCGCCACGAACGCCAGTGAGCGGGCCGCCGTCGAGACCATCGGCGCAGCGCTCGTCGGCACCGACCGCCCGTTCGTCCTCGCGTCGGGCGTCGCCGGGCTCGCACAGGGCCGCCCCTCGAACGAGACCGACGCCAACCCCTTCGTCGGTCCGGACAGCATGCGCGGCGGCAGCGAGAACCGCGGCTTCGACTTCGTCGACCAGGGCGTGCGCACGATCGCGGCCCGGTTCGCCCCCACCACCCACGGCACCGGTGACCACGGCTTCATCGCCGCGATCGTCGGCGCAGCCCGGCAGCGCGGCGTCTCCGGCTACATCGGCGAGGGCACGAACAGCTGGGCCGCCGTGCACGTCACCGACGCCGCCCGGCTCGTCCGCCTCGGTCTGGAGCAGGCCCCCGCCGGCACGCGGCTGCACGCCGTCGCCGAGACCGCGATCCCGACCCGCGCCATCGCCGAGGCCATCGGCGAGGTCCTCGCGCTGCCGGTGACCTCGATCGACCCGGCCGACGCGGACGCGCACTTCGGGTTCATCGGGCGGTTCTTCGGCATGGAGATGTCCGCCACGTCCGACGCCACCCGCGAGCTCCTCGGGTGGGAGCCGACCGGCCCCGGGCTGCTCGAGGACATCGCCGCCGGCGCCTACTCCGGCGTGCGGGTCGCGTAG
- a CDS encoding TetR/AcrR family transcriptional regulator, whose amino-acid sequence MARWQPGTRERLQAVALQLFASEGYDGTTVARIAAEAQVTERTFFRHFADKREVLFAGQDDFLAMFVDPITAAPADAAPFDLVGRALDAAAGFFPEDRRSWSRARQTIIDANAALGERELGKLATLKARLGEVMRERGVPEPAATMAAETAVTVFHLSFAQWIAPGEERPFAAIVHERLDALATLVHPGR is encoded by the coding sequence ATGGCTCGATGGCAACCCGGAACGCGTGAACGACTGCAGGCGGTCGCGCTGCAGCTCTTCGCGTCCGAGGGCTACGACGGCACAACGGTCGCGCGGATCGCCGCCGAGGCCCAGGTCACCGAACGCACCTTCTTCCGGCACTTCGCCGACAAGCGCGAGGTCCTGTTCGCCGGACAGGACGACTTCCTCGCGATGTTCGTCGACCCGATCACGGCTGCCCCGGCCGACGCGGCGCCCTTCGACCTGGTCGGCCGCGCCCTCGACGCCGCCGCGGGGTTCTTCCCCGAGGACCGCCGGTCGTGGTCACGGGCCCGTCAGACGATCATCGACGCGAACGCTGCCCTCGGCGAACGGGAGCTCGGCAAGCTCGCCACCCTGAAGGCACGCCTGGGCGAGGTCATGCGCGAGCGCGGCGTCCCCGAACCGGCGGCGACCATGGCCGCCGAGACCGCCGTGACGGTGTTCCACCTCTCCTTCGCACAGTGGATCGCCCCGGGTGAGGAGCGCCCGTTCGCGGCGATCGTGCACGAACGGCTCGACGCCCTGGCGACGCTGGTGCACCCCGGTCGTTGA
- a CDS encoding acyltransferase family protein codes for MTTSTLSPEQVRTTTTRGHARTATSQTDGERTGRTPPPPPPLTQRAPALDGLRTIAILAVILYHLHVPQFEGGFIGVTVFFVLSGFLITTLLLGERRRTGRVRLGSFWLKRLLRLYPALLVFVSVGLLLWNWVGDYKGASFSAGEAGVIALTYTGNLFRAFWDTTQGVFAHTWSLSMEEQFYLVWPPVLVLVGALRTRRHWLLAGLGVVVVGASAASWASYQTPSGGATPDVYFSPVLGVVPLAIGCALALLLDDERARVRAAGIAGHVATWLGLGLLVGVLLRIDDDWTQHAWTFGVVLPVTGLISAVLIGGLVSVRSPVATALSWTPVAWFGRRVSYSAYLWHPLVIALFGTFAIGAWGTVGLIGVVLLVSIGAASAVEVPVERLRHRLRSSSAAGRGSAVRP; via the coding sequence GTGACGACCAGCACGCTCTCGCCCGAGCAGGTCCGCACGACGACCACACGGGGCCACGCGCGGACGGCGACGAGCCAGACCGACGGCGAGCGGACGGGCCGGACTCCCCCGCCACCGCCACCGCTCACCCAACGCGCACCCGCCCTCGACGGCCTGCGGACCATCGCGATCCTCGCCGTGATCCTGTACCACCTGCACGTCCCGCAGTTCGAGGGCGGCTTCATCGGCGTGACGGTGTTCTTCGTGCTGTCCGGCTTCCTGATCACCACGCTGCTGCTCGGAGAACGTCGGCGCACCGGTCGTGTCCGGCTGGGGTCGTTCTGGCTCAAGCGCCTGCTCCGGCTCTACCCCGCGCTGCTCGTGTTCGTCTCGGTGGGCCTGCTGCTGTGGAACTGGGTCGGTGACTACAAGGGCGCGTCGTTCTCGGCCGGCGAGGCCGGGGTCATCGCCCTGACCTACACCGGCAACCTCTTCCGCGCGTTCTGGGACACCACGCAGGGCGTGTTCGCACACACGTGGAGCCTGTCCATGGAGGAGCAGTTCTACCTGGTCTGGCCACCCGTGCTCGTGCTGGTCGGGGCGCTGCGGACCCGACGGCACTGGCTCCTGGCCGGGCTCGGGGTCGTGGTGGTCGGGGCGTCGGCGGCGTCGTGGGCGAGCTACCAGACCCCGAGCGGCGGTGCCACCCCGGACGTGTACTTCTCGCCGGTGCTCGGCGTCGTGCCACTCGCGATCGGGTGCGCGCTCGCGCTGCTGCTCGACGACGAACGGGCACGGGTCCGGGCAGCCGGGATCGCCGGACACGTCGCGACCTGGCTCGGCCTCGGTCTCCTGGTGGGTGTGCTGCTCCGGATCGACGACGACTGGACGCAGCACGCCTGGACCTTCGGTGTCGTCCTGCCGGTCACCGGATTGATCTCGGCGGTGCTCATCGGTGGGCTGGTGTCGGTGCGCTCGCCCGTCGCCACCGCGCTGAGCTGGACCCCGGTGGCGTGGTTCGGACGAAGGGTGTCGTACTCGGCCTACCTGTGGCACCCGCTCGTCATCGCGCTGTTCGGCACGTTCGCGATCGGAGCGTGGGGCACGGTCGGGCTGATCGGCGTCGTGCTGCTCGTGTCGATCGGTGCCGCCTCCGCGGTCGAGGTCCCGGTCGAGCGTCTCCGGCACCGGCTGCGCTCGAGCAGTGCAGCTGGACGCGGCTCGGCCGTCCGACCGTAG
- a CDS encoding FAD-dependent oxidoreductase — protein sequence MTTERTDVLVVGGGPVGLFLAALLAARGATVQVWERRPGPPEGSRAIGIHAPSLDAFAEVGLDAPVLAEATLVRTGVARSRGRTLGTLTFDRASDTHPYVATLDQHRTESLLRDRLAELDPTALRTGTTVTGLTRHRDHVDAVGSGPDGTAVAVRAAFVVGADGARSVVRDLLGIGTTGRDYPDRYVMGDFADPEDADARTAALVDVGPGGVVESFPLPHGRRRYVALVPDSLAFAPSGIAPDPATAARLAAIVTARTGVTPDPSTCTMLSGFRVRRRAADRVGVGRVVLVGDAAHEISPIGGQGMNLGWLDAAELAPLLAGAVRTGVAGPWPGYAARRQAAARRAARQAEANMGLGRPLGTVATIGREALLRAVLSLPTAHGLARLYAMRWA from the coding sequence GTGACCACGGAGCGCACCGACGTCCTCGTCGTCGGCGGCGGTCCCGTCGGCCTCTTCCTCGCCGCGCTGCTGGCTGCGCGCGGTGCCACCGTGCAGGTGTGGGAGCGTCGCCCCGGCCCGCCCGAGGGATCCCGCGCCATCGGCATCCACGCGCCGTCCCTGGACGCCTTCGCCGAGGTCGGGCTCGACGCCCCGGTGCTCGCCGAGGCCACCCTCGTGCGCACCGGCGTCGCCCGGAGCCGTGGGCGGACGCTCGGCACGCTGACGTTCGACCGCGCCTCGGACACCCACCCGTACGTCGCGACGCTCGACCAGCACCGCACCGAGTCCCTGCTGCGGGACCGGCTCGCCGAACTGGACCCGACCGCGCTGCGCACCGGGACGACGGTGACGGGCCTGACCCGCCACCGCGACCACGTCGACGCGGTCGGCAGCGGCCCGGACGGCACAGCGGTCGCCGTGCGCGCGGCCTTCGTGGTCGGGGCCGACGGCGCGAGGAGCGTCGTCCGTGACCTGCTCGGCATCGGCACCACCGGACGCGACTACCCGGACCGCTACGTGATGGGCGACTTCGCCGACCCCGAGGACGCCGACGCGCGGACCGCCGCCCTGGTGGACGTCGGACCCGGTGGCGTCGTCGAGTCCTTCCCCCTGCCGCACGGGCGACGCCGGTACGTCGCACTCGTCCCGGACTCGCTCGCGTTCGCCCCGAGCGGCATCGCGCCCGACCCGGCGACGGCCGCACGACTGGCCGCGATCGTCACGGCACGCACCGGCGTCACGCCGGATCCGTCCACCTGCACGATGCTCAGCGGGTTCCGGGTCCGGCGTCGCGCCGCCGACCGCGTCGGGGTCGGCCGGGTGGTGCTCGTCGGCGACGCCGCCCACGAGATCAGCCCGATCGGCGGGCAGGGCATGAACCTCGGCTGGCTCGACGCGGCCGAACTCGCGCCGTTGCTCGCCGGCGCCGTCCGGACCGGCGTGGCCGGACCGTGGCCGGGGTACGCCGCCCGCCGGCAGGCAGCCGCCCGCCGCGCGGCTCGACAGGCCGAGGCGAACATGGGGCTCGGTCGTCCGCTCGGCACCGTCGCCACCATCGGACGGGAGGCGCTGCTCCGGGCCGTCCTGTCGCTGCCGACCGCGCACGGCCTGGCCCGGCTCTACGCCATGCGCTGGGCCTGA